One window of Peteryoungia desertarenae genomic DNA carries:
- a CDS encoding endonuclease domain-containing protein: MWDILRQFRQRGARFRRETPIGPYIADFAWLAARLVVEVDGDSHETEAGRKHDVRRDAYLRSQGFKVIRFDNDQVIDNPDYIAVTLEAHLTAFLHHEGRS, translated from the coding sequence ATGTGGGACATTCTCAGACAATTCAGACAGCGCGGCGCTCGCTTCAGACGGGAAACGCCAATTGGCCCCTACATCGCCGACTTCGCGTGGCTCGCGGCGAGGCTGGTTGTTGAGGTCGATGGAGACAGCCATGAAACCGAAGCTGGTCGCAAACACGATGTCCGACGTGATGCCTACCTGAGGTCACAGGGGTTCAAAGTCATCCGCTTCGACAATGATCAGGTTATAGACAACCCTGACTACATAGCCGTAACGCTAGAGGCTCATCTCACAGCGTTCTTGCACCATGAGGGACGCTCATGA
- a CDS encoding ABC transporter permease, protein MTAPSLFRDRVLPVLTVLFAILVIWHIFVVYLNAPFVRDQAARAGEEITFGQIVERTFAQDRPVLPAPHQIVAELWDTTVNKAVTSKRSLIYHAWITLSATLLGFAMGTVLGITLAISIVHNRAMDKSLMPWVIASQTIPILAIAPMIIVVLNSIGISGLMPKALISTYLSFFPIVVGMVKGLRSPDILLLDLMHTYNASSSQIFWKLRWPASMPYLFTSLKVAIAISLVGAIVGELPTGAVAGLGARLLSGSYYGQTIQIWAALFMAAGLAALLVSIVGMAHTRVLARMGVKP, encoded by the coding sequence ATGACCGCCCCTTCCCTCTTCCGTGACCGCGTTCTGCCGGTTCTGACCGTGCTTTTCGCAATCCTCGTGATCTGGCACATCTTTGTCGTCTATCTGAATGCGCCCTTCGTGCGTGATCAGGCGGCGCGCGCCGGGGAAGAAATCACCTTCGGCCAGATTGTCGAGCGGACCTTTGCCCAGGATCGCCCGGTGCTGCCGGCACCGCATCAGATAGTGGCGGAGCTTTGGGATACAACGGTCAACAAGGCCGTGACCTCGAAACGCAGCCTTATCTACCACGCGTGGATCACCCTGTCGGCAACGCTGCTCGGCTTTGCCATGGGAACAGTACTTGGCATTACGCTCGCGATCTCCATTGTGCACAACCGGGCCATGGACAAGTCGCTGATGCCCTGGGTGATCGCCTCCCAGACAATCCCGATTCTTGCCATCGCGCCGATGATCATCGTTGTTTTGAATTCGATCGGGATCTCCGGATTGATGCCCAAGGCACTGATATCCACCTATCTTTCCTTCTTCCCGATTGTTGTCGGCATGGTGAAGGGCTTGCGCAGCCCGGACATTCTGCTGCTCGACCTGATGCATACCTATAATGCCAGCAGCTCCCAGATCTTCTGGAAACTGCGCTGGCCAGCCTCGATGCCCTATCTCTTCACCTCTTTGAAAGTGGCGATCGCCATCTCGCTGGTCGGTGCAATCGTGGGCGAATTGCCGACCGGGGCTGTCGCAGGTCTTGGCGCGCGCCTTCTCTCCGGCTCCTATTATGGTCAGACCATCCAGATCTGGGCAGCACTCTTCATGGCGGCGGGGCTGGCTGCCCTCCTCGTCTCGATTGTCGGCATGGCCCATACCAGGGTTCTTGCACGCATGGGGGTCAAGCCATGA
- a CDS encoding ABC transporter permease yields the protein MNGYLAFALVFWLVAWGINEYLVRLQPKSEAARRTIGIFVPVLFGVTLLVIWECVVKGFEIPSILLPAPSMIWARITVSTHILWADFQQTFLKSVLTGYVAGCGLGFIVALLIDRSPFLQRGLLPIGNFVSALPVVGIAPIMVMWFGFDWPSKVAVVVVMTFFPMLVNTVQGLAAASHMERDLMRTYAASWWQTLIRLRLPAAWPFIFNALKINSTLALIGAIVAEFFGTPIVGMGFRISTEVGRSNVDMVWAEIAVAALAGSIFYGVVALAERAVTFWHPSVRGGRT from the coding sequence ATGAACGGTTATCTCGCCTTTGCCCTCGTCTTCTGGCTCGTCGCCTGGGGCATCAACGAATATCTCGTGCGGCTTCAGCCGAAATCCGAAGCCGCCCGCCGAACCATTGGCATCTTCGTGCCAGTGCTTTTCGGCGTGACCCTGCTGGTCATCTGGGAATGTGTGGTCAAGGGCTTCGAGATCCCCTCGATCCTTCTTCCGGCGCCCTCCATGATCTGGGCTCGCATCACGGTTTCGACCCATATCCTCTGGGCCGACTTCCAGCAGACTTTCCTGAAATCCGTGCTGACGGGCTATGTCGCCGGCTGCGGCCTCGGCTTTATTGTCGCGCTCCTGATCGACCGCTCGCCCTTCCTGCAGAGGGGATTGCTGCCCATCGGCAATTTCGTCTCGGCGCTACCGGTCGTTGGCATCGCCCCGATCATGGTCATGTGGTTCGGCTTCGACTGGCCATCCAAGGTCGCGGTCGTTGTCGTCATGACCTTCTTCCCGATGCTGGTCAACACGGTTCAGGGTCTGGCCGCAGCCAGCCATATGGAGCGCGACCTGATGCGCACCTATGCGGCCAGCTGGTGGCAGACGCTGATCCGTCTGCGGCTACCGGCCGCCTGGCCTTTCATCTTCAACGCCTTGAAAATCAATTCGACGCTCGCGCTGATCGGCGCCATCGTCGCTGAGTTTTTCGGCACCCCGATCGTCGGCATGGGGTTCCGGATTTCCACGGAAGTGGGACGCAGCAATGTCGACATGGTCTGGGCCGAGATTGCGGTTGCCGCACTCGCCGGCTCGATCTTCTACGGAGTGGTGGCACTCGCAGAACGCGCGGTCACCTTCTGGCATCCGTCCGTCCGTGGTGGACGGACGTAA
- a CDS encoding ABC transporter substrate-binding protein, whose amino-acid sequence MTVKLASLLLAAAVSLTAMQASAADKVTLQLKWVTQAQFAGYYVAKDKGFYEEEGLDVEIKPGGPDIAPPQVLAGGGADVIVDWMPSALATREKGVPLVNIAQPFKSSGMMLTCLKESGITTPEDFKGKTLGVWFFGNEYPFLSWMSTLGIKTDGSPDGVTVLKQGFNVDPLLQKQAACISTMTYNEYWQVIDAGIKPEELVTFKYEDEGVATLEDGLYVLEDRLEDPAFKEKMVKFVRASMKGWKYAEQNPDEAAEIVLENDASGAQTEVHQKRMMGEVAKLTAGSNGALDPADYERTVKTLLGGGSDPVISKEPEGAFTTAITDAALN is encoded by the coding sequence ATGACTGTCAAACTCGCATCCTTGCTGCTGGCAGCAGCCGTCTCGCTGACGGCCATGCAGGCCTCAGCTGCCGACAAGGTGACGCTCCAGCTGAAATGGGTGACCCAGGCCCAGTTCGCTGGCTATTACGTCGCCAAGGACAAGGGCTTCTACGAAGAAGAAGGCCTCGACGTTGAAATCAAGCCCGGCGGCCCGGATATTGCGCCTCCCCAGGTTCTCGCCGGTGGCGGCGCTGATGTCATTGTTGACTGGATGCCGTCTGCACTCGCAACCCGCGAAAAAGGCGTGCCGCTCGTCAACATTGCCCAGCCGTTCAAGTCATCGGGCATGATGCTCACATGTCTGAAGGAAAGCGGCATCACCACGCCGGAAGACTTCAAGGGCAAGACGCTCGGTGTCTGGTTCTTCGGTAACGAATATCCCTTCCTCTCCTGGATGAGCACGCTCGGCATCAAGACCGACGGTTCGCCGGATGGCGTGACCGTGCTGAAGCAGGGCTTCAACGTCGACCCACTTCTCCAGAAGCAGGCAGCCTGCATCTCGACCATGACCTATAACGAATACTGGCAGGTCATCGACGCCGGCATCAAGCCGGAAGAACTTGTGACCTTCAAGTATGAAGACGAAGGCGTCGCGACCCTTGAAGACGGTCTCTACGTGCTTGAGGACCGCCTGGAAGATCCAGCTTTCAAGGAAAAGATGGTCAAGTTCGTCCGCGCCTCGATGAAGGGGTGGAAGTATGCTGAGCAAAACCCAGATGAAGCCGCTGAAATCGTTCTGGAAAATGACGCCTCAGGCGCTCAGACCGAGGTTCATCAGAAACGCATGATGGGCGAAGTCGCCAAGCTCACGGCTGGCTCGAACGGGGCCCTTGATCCGGCCGACTACGAGCGCACCGTCAAGACACTGCTCGGCGGTGGCTCTGATCCGGTTATCAGCAAGGAGCCGGAAGGCGCGTTCACGACTGCAATCACCGATGCTGCGCTGAACTGA
- a CDS encoding efflux RND transporter periplasmic adaptor subunit — MPSFNRSRTVLATAAFFLSASVAFAQETAATTIEQNLPAIVVTTAKPRDLVDRVLAAGTIRATEEVYVQPQVEGLQIKSLEADVGDRVEAGSVVARLSDDTLLLQKSQLLANRAKAEAALAQFRAQATEAEANLREAQRQFDRAARLAEAGSVSTSQRDQAETSLASATARAETANQSITVAEADIKVIDSQVADIDLRLARTEIKAPVSGTVSVRNARIGAIASGGGQPLFTIIRDGEIELVADVTESSILRLKEGQPAVVTVAGSAEPLSGSIRLVSPVVDPVTRLGSVHIAIDDDAAARAGMYGSVEIRVGEANSIALPLTAVTSNRNGSTVRVVENGTVRLVDIETGIQDGPFIQVTGGLQEGDKVVAKAGVFVREGDRIRPVDDDSSVSN; from the coding sequence ATGCCGAGTTTCAACCGCAGCAGGACGGTTCTGGCCACCGCTGCATTTTTCTTGTCCGCATCGGTGGCCTTTGCGCAGGAAACCGCAGCAACCACCATAGAACAGAACCTTCCCGCGATTGTTGTCACGACGGCAAAGCCGCGTGATCTGGTTGACCGCGTGCTCGCAGCCGGCACTATTCGGGCAACGGAAGAAGTCTATGTGCAGCCCCAAGTCGAAGGGCTCCAGATCAAGTCACTGGAAGCCGACGTTGGCGACCGCGTCGAGGCAGGTAGCGTGGTCGCTCGTTTGAGCGATGATACGCTTCTACTGCAGAAGAGCCAGTTGCTGGCCAACCGGGCAAAGGCCGAAGCCGCACTCGCCCAGTTCCGTGCCCAGGCGACGGAAGCTGAGGCCAACCTTCGGGAGGCGCAACGCCAGTTCGACCGCGCCGCCCGGCTGGCCGAGGCCGGCAGCGTCTCCACCTCTCAACGCGATCAGGCCGAAACAAGCCTCGCCAGCGCCACCGCCCGTGCAGAAACTGCAAATCAATCCATCACCGTTGCCGAAGCCGATATCAAGGTTATCGACAGTCAGGTGGCAGACATCGACCTGAGGCTTGCCAGAACCGAGATCAAGGCACCGGTGTCCGGAACGGTATCGGTGCGCAACGCCCGGATCGGTGCAATTGCAAGCGGCGGCGGCCAGCCGCTCTTCACGATCATTCGCGACGGCGAGATCGAATTGGTTGCAGATGTGACGGAAAGCTCTATTCTGAGGTTGAAGGAAGGTCAGCCGGCCGTGGTAACTGTCGCTGGCAGTGCCGAGCCTCTCAGCGGATCGATCAGACTGGTCTCTCCGGTTGTTGACCCCGTGACGCGTCTCGGGTCCGTGCATATCGCAATTGATGACGATGCAGCTGCGCGTGCCGGCATGTATGGCAGCGTGGAGATCCGGGTGGGTGAGGCAAACAGTATTGCCCTGCCCTTGACGGCAGTCACGAGCAATCGGAATGGCTCGACGGTGCGGGTTGTCGAAAACGGCACCGTGCGCCTCGTCGACATTGAAACCGGCATTCAGGATGGTCCATTCATCCAGGTTACCGGTGGACTTCAGGAGGGCGACAAGGTTGTCGCCAAGGCCGGTGTATTCGTTCGCGAGGGCGATCGAATCCGTCCGGTCGATGACGACAGCAGCGTTTCCAACTAA
- a CDS encoding efflux RND transporter permease subunit, with product MNFSAWSIRNPIAPILTFVLLLVVGIQSFYALPITRFPNIDVPLVSITVGQSGASPAELESQVTKEIEDAVASITGVDEINSTVTDGQSQTVVMFRMEVPTEQAVQDVKDAIDRIRGDLPATVEEPIVSKIDVEGQAIQSFAVSSPNMNLAELSWFVDDTVTRALQGEPGIGRVDRYGGAEREVRVELDPNRLDALGVTAADISSQLRGTNIDLGSGRGQVAGAEQSIRTLGDNRDVASLADTTISLPGGRFVKLSDLGTITDTYEEPRSFARHDGNPVVSFAVFRAKGASEVTVAETVAASLAQVRADHPDVQIEMIDDSVYFTYGNFEAAMHTLVEGAILAVIVVLLFLRNWRATLIAAVALPLSAIPTFWVMDLMGFSLNLVSFLALTLATGILVDDAIVEVENIARHIKMGKTPYRAAIDAADEIGLAVIATTFTIIAVFVPVSFMPGIPGQYFIQFGLTVAFSVFFSLMVARLITPMMAAYLMRAEDAMDDHHDNDSTTLKAYTRLVRLTTRRWYSRLATIGVAILCLIGSIMLLAGIPGSFIPPEDAGRIVLSVELPPNATLGETERKTDEIYAAIKDTRDVSSIFVLGGTSPRGDVELRRASVTLTLDRIEHSLAKTLVNKGLGGIPLIGQYLPKLPENGRVRPQWDIEEEIFAKLASIPDIRVIKLNDRGERDISFNFLSQNEADLDKAVSILESRLRQVPELANVSAEGALPRPELQIRPRADEAARLGITAQQIAQTVRVATIGDVDASLPKISLDNRQIPIRVQASIDFRQDLAAIRALKIRTASGATVPLSSVADIDYSEGVSSIKRNDRNRVITIGAGLPQGVALDTATAAFRAAVAEADIPPSVRPAESGDAKVQAEMQQSFVNAMILGLLLVLTVLILLFKDVIQPFTILLSLPLAIGGVAVGLIVTNNALSMPVLIGILMLMGIVTKNAILLIDFAIEMRRGGMHRLEAMVEAGRKRARPIIMTSIAMSAGMLPSALGVGEGGSFRAPMAIAVIGGIIVSTVLSLVVVPALFLLMDDLSQFLGRVFSRFVGKKEQELETMSTEVLTHVVHQNKETLSELDQRLAALERGQNSQGQGRKSQGGNVVSLPPLAAE from the coding sequence ATGAATTTCTCTGCATGGTCAATTCGAAATCCGATTGCGCCAATCCTCACATTCGTGCTGCTTCTGGTCGTCGGCATCCAGTCGTTCTACGCGCTGCCGATTACGCGCTTCCCGAACATCGACGTTCCGCTGGTGTCCATCACTGTTGGACAAAGCGGCGCCTCGCCTGCCGAGCTTGAGAGCCAGGTCACCAAGGAAATCGAAGACGCGGTTGCATCGATTACCGGCGTCGACGAAATCAATTCGACCGTCACCGACGGCCAGTCCCAGACCGTCGTCATGTTCCGCATGGAGGTTCCGACCGAACAGGCGGTGCAGGACGTGAAGGACGCGATTGATCGGATCAGGGGCGATCTGCCGGCGACCGTTGAAGAGCCCATTGTGTCCAAGATCGATGTCGAAGGTCAGGCGATCCAGAGCTTTGCCGTATCTTCGCCGAACATGAACCTGGCTGAACTGTCCTGGTTCGTCGACGACACCGTGACCCGGGCGCTGCAAGGCGAGCCGGGCATCGGGCGTGTTGACCGCTATGGCGGCGCCGAGCGCGAAGTGCGCGTCGAACTGGACCCGAACCGCCTTGATGCCTTGGGCGTGACAGCGGCCGATATCAGCAGCCAGCTTCGCGGCACCAATATCGATCTGGGTTCTGGTCGGGGTCAGGTTGCCGGCGCAGAGCAGTCGATCCGCACATTGGGTGACAATCGCGATGTTGCAAGCCTTGCCGATACAACGATTTCACTTCCCGGTGGACGCTTCGTAAAACTTTCCGATCTTGGCACGATCACGGACACCTATGAAGAGCCCCGCTCGTTTGCCCGCCATGACGGAAACCCGGTCGTGTCCTTTGCCGTTTTCCGTGCCAAGGGTGCGAGTGAGGTCACTGTCGCCGAAACGGTAGCGGCGAGCCTTGCGCAGGTGCGAGCCGACCATCCGGACGTCCAGATCGAAATGATCGATGACTCGGTATATTTTACCTATGGCAACTTTGAAGCAGCGATGCATACGCTGGTCGAGGGCGCGATCCTCGCCGTCATCGTGGTCCTGCTCTTCCTGCGCAACTGGCGCGCAACGCTAATTGCCGCAGTCGCCCTGCCGCTGTCGGCGATCCCGACCTTCTGGGTCATGGACCTGATGGGTTTCTCGCTCAATCTGGTGAGCTTCCTCGCGCTGACGCTGGCAACCGGCATTCTGGTCGATGACGCCATCGTTGAAGTGGAAAACATCGCCCGCCATATCAAGATGGGCAAGACTCCGTACCGGGCTGCCATTGATGCCGCTGACGAAATCGGTCTGGCCGTTATCGCCACCACCTTTACGATCATTGCGGTCTTTGTCCCCGTCTCCTTCATGCCGGGTATTCCGGGCCAGTATTTCATTCAGTTCGGTCTGACGGTTGCCTTCTCCGTCTTCTTCTCTCTAATGGTTGCACGTCTCATCACCCCGATGATGGCTGCCTACCTGATGCGTGCCGAAGACGCGATGGATGACCATCACGACAACGACAGCACCACGCTGAAAGCCTATACTCGCTTGGTCCGCCTGACCACTCGGCGCTGGTACTCGCGCCTTGCGACGATCGGCGTTGCCATCCTCTGCCTTATCGGTTCGATCATGCTGCTCGCCGGTATCCCCGGAAGCTTCATTCCGCCGGAAGACGCGGGCCGCATCGTCCTGTCTGTCGAACTGCCGCCGAATGCGACGCTTGGAGAAACCGAACGCAAGACGGACGAGATATATGCAGCCATCAAGGATACCCGCGATGTCAGCAGCATCTTCGTTCTCGGCGGCACCTCGCCGCGCGGTGATGTCGAATTGCGCCGGGCCTCCGTGACACTCACGCTCGATCGCATCGAGCACTCCCTGGCCAAGACGCTCGTCAACAAGGGTCTGGGTGGCATTCCGTTGATTGGCCAATATCTGCCGAAGCTTCCGGAGAACGGACGTGTTCGTCCGCAATGGGATATTGAAGAAGAGATCTTCGCCAAGCTGGCCTCCATCCCGGATATTCGCGTTATCAAGCTCAATGACCGGGGTGAACGCGATATCTCATTCAACTTCCTCTCTCAGAATGAAGCTGACCTCGACAAGGCGGTTTCCATTCTGGAATCGAGGCTGCGGCAGGTTCCTGAACTGGCCAATGTCAGTGCCGAGGGCGCCCTGCCCCGTCCGGAATTGCAGATCCGTCCCCGTGCCGATGAGGCAGCAAGGCTGGGCATTACGGCCCAACAGATTGCCCAGACAGTCCGCGTGGCGACCATTGGCGATGTAGACGCATCCCTGCCGAAAATCTCGCTCGACAATCGTCAGATCCCGATCCGGGTTCAGGCATCGATCGACTTCCGTCAGGATCTCGCTGCGATCCGTGCGCTCAAGATCCGCACCGCCTCCGGCGCAACAGTTCCGCTGTCGAGCGTCGCTGACATCGACTATTCGGAAGGCGTATCCTCGATCAAGCGCAACGACCGCAACCGTGTGATCACGATCGGAGCCGGCTTGCCGCAAGGTGTCGCCCTGGACACGGCAACGGCCGCCTTCCGTGCAGCCGTCGCCGAGGCCGACATTCCGCCGAGCGTTCGCCCTGCCGAAAGTGGTGACGCGAAGGTCCAGGCCGAAATGCAGCAGAGCTTCGTCAATGCGATGATTCTTGGTCTGTTGCTGGTTCTGACCGTCCTGATCCTTCTCTTCAAGGACGTGATCCAGCCATTCACGATCCTCCTGTCGCTACCATTGGCGATCGGGGGTGTGGCCGTCGGTCTGATCGTGACCAATAATGCGCTCTCCATGCCTGTGCTGATCGGCATTCTGATGTTGATGGGTATCGTCACCAAGAACGCGATCCTGCTCATCGACTTCGCGATTGAAATGCGGCGCGGCGGGATGCATCGCCTCGAAGCCATGGTCGAAGCCGGTCGCAAGCGCGCCCGTCCGATCATCATGACGTCGATCGCCATGTCTGCGGGCATGCTCCCCTCAGCGCTCGGTGTCGGCGAAGGCGGCTCCTTTCGTGCACCGATGGCTATTGCGGTGATTGGTGGCATCATCGTCTCAACAGTACTCAGCCTGGTGGTCGTACCGGCACTGTTCCTCCTGATGGATGACCTGTCGCAGTTCCTGGGACGCGTGTTCAGCCGTTTCGTCGGCAAGAAGGAACAGGAACTGGAAACCATGAGCACGGAAGTTCTGACCCATGTGGTTCACCAGAACAAGGAAACGCTTTCCGAACTCGATCAGCGCCTTGCAGCGCTCGAGCGCGGGCAGAACTCACAAGGCCAGGGCCGCAAGAGCCAGGGCGGCAATGTGGTGTCACTTCCACCGCTCGCCGCAGAATGA
- a CDS encoding Crp/Fnr family transcriptional regulator, whose protein sequence is MNKMLRLNLRDKNTLLRTSFLSELGPTAMASMLEIANISSYEARDVLFREGEPADCFYTVLSGYVRLYRLNKDGREADIRICGPGDIFAECLLTLGDTYLYNAQAAENVTLARFDLGRVRQLAEQEKDVAKAIMRSLSDHLRGTMDCIANDRLQTAPQRVAHYLLTHCGAEEGPGSVRLPFQKSLLAGMLGLAPEALSRAFSSLRKVGVTVRGRTIQISDISALKQI, encoded by the coding sequence GTGAACAAGATGTTGAGACTGAACCTGCGAGACAAGAACACGCTCCTGCGGACGTCCTTCTTGTCGGAACTTGGTCCGACTGCAATGGCTTCGATGCTGGAGATCGCCAATATCTCAAGCTATGAAGCAAGAGATGTGCTTTTTCGGGAAGGAGAGCCGGCCGACTGTTTCTACACTGTCTTGAGTGGCTATGTGCGCCTCTATCGGCTCAACAAGGATGGCCGTGAGGCCGATATCCGCATCTGCGGTCCCGGCGACATCTTTGCGGAATGCCTGCTGACGCTTGGCGACACCTATCTTTACAACGCCCAGGCAGCGGAGAACGTCACGCTGGCCCGTTTCGACCTTGGCCGCGTCCGGCAGCTTGCCGAGCAGGAAAAGGACGTCGCCAAGGCGATCATGCGCAGTCTTTCCGATCACCTGCGCGGCACGATGGACTGCATTGCCAATGATCGCCTTCAGACGGCACCGCAACGGGTTGCCCATTACCTGCTGACGCATTGCGGCGCAGAAGAGGGTCCAGGCTCGGTCCGCCTGCCCTTCCAGAAAAGTCTGCTTGCCGGAATGCTGGGCCTTGCTCCAGAAGCCTTGTCCAGGGCCTTTTCCAGCCTCCGCAAGGTCGGCGTGACTGTGCGGGGACGCACGATCCAGATCAGCGATATCTCGGCATTGAAGCAGATCTGA
- the ureG gene encoding urease accessory protein UreG: MKSKNGPLRVGIGGPVGSGKTALTEKLCKAMREDYSVAVVTNDIYTREDADALIRMQALPSDRVVGVETGGCPHTAIREDASINLRAIADLNARIPDLDVVFIESGGDNLAATFSPDLADITVYVISVCQGEEIPRKGGPGITRSDLLVINKTDLAPHVGADLSVMERDATRMRAAKPFVFSDLKRGAGVEEIVSFLKQTGGL, encoded by the coding sequence ATGAAATCGAAGAACGGACCCTTGAGAGTGGGCATTGGCGGACCTGTTGGTTCCGGCAAGACGGCGCTGACGGAAAAGCTCTGCAAGGCCATGCGGGAGGATTACTCCGTCGCTGTGGTAACCAATGACATCTATACGCGCGAGGATGCCGATGCCCTGATCCGCATGCAGGCGCTTCCATCAGACCGGGTTGTTGGGGTTGAGACGGGTGGATGCCCGCATACGGCGATCCGCGAGGACGCTTCTATCAATCTCCGGGCCATCGCCGATCTTAACGCTCGCATTCCCGATCTCGATGTAGTTTTCATCGAATCCGGCGGTGACAATCTGGCTGCGACATTCTCGCCTGATCTTGCCGATATCACAGTTTATGTCATTTCGGTCTGCCAGGGGGAGGAGATCCCACGGAAGGGTGGGCCGGGCATAACGCGCTCCGATCTGCTGGTCATCAACAAGACGGATCTTGCGCCCCATGTCGGTGCCGATTTGTCGGTGATGGAACGTGATGCCACGCGCATGCGCGCCGCCAAGCCCTTTGTTTTTTCCGACCTCAAGCGCGGTGCCGGCGTCGAGGAAATTGTCTCTTTCCTGAAGCAGACCGGCGGGCTTTGA
- a CDS encoding urease accessory protein UreF — protein MGNEARGRDANRLSMMRLSAWLSPAFPVGGFAYSGGLETAIASELIKDEEGLYGWLRLLLTDGGLRNDAILFLEGHRRHGDEAALAELADLSVALAGSAERHQEVTRLGQSFLQAARSWPHPVLDMLERPVAYSVAVGAVSAAHGIASGDALSVFLPAQLSQLISVAVRLGVIGQRQAVELTARFEGDLLREVEALLHLTLDDLGSASITAETLSMRHETQYSRLFQS, from the coding sequence ATGGGTAATGAAGCGCGCGGTCGTGATGCGAACCGACTGTCGATGATGCGGCTTTCAGCATGGCTGTCACCAGCCTTCCCGGTCGGCGGCTTTGCCTATTCTGGCGGTCTGGAAACGGCCATAGCCAGTGAACTGATAAAGGATGAAGAAGGCCTCTACGGGTGGCTGCGTCTGCTTTTGACAGATGGTGGCTTGCGAAATGATGCCATTCTTTTCCTAGAGGGCCATCGCAGGCATGGTGATGAAGCAGCACTTGCCGAATTGGCAGATCTCTCCGTCGCCCTTGCCGGCTCTGCCGAGCGCCATCAGGAAGTGACAAGGCTGGGTCAGTCCTTTCTGCAGGCTGCGCGTTCCTGGCCGCATCCAGTTCTCGATATGCTGGAGAGACCGGTGGCCTATAGTGTGGCCGTTGGAGCCGTATCGGCGGCGCATGGGATCGCGTCCGGCGATGCGCTTTCGGTCTTCCTGCCGGCGCAACTTTCTCAACTGATCTCCGTTGCCGTGCGTCTTGGTGTGATCGGACAAAGGCAGGCGGTGGAGCTAACCGCGCGTTTCGAGGGCGATCTGTTGCGCGAGGTTGAGGCCTTGCTGCATTTGACTCTCGATGATCTCGGCAGTGCCTCGATCACCGCCGAAACGCTGTCGATGCGACACGAGACGCAGTATTCACGGCTGTTCCAGTCCTGA
- the ureE gene encoding urease accessory protein UreE, whose translation MLRATSVIPAGTVVSEPFGTVTLAHDERHLRRKLLHLADDTMVMLDLKETVLLAHGDRLMLEDGETVEVLAAEERLLEIRPRNGLHLIELAWHLGNRHLAAQIEEERILIQRDHVIREMLVGLGAEVHEVVEPFQPVRGAYHSHGGHGHHAHG comes from the coding sequence ATGCTACGCGCGACCTCCGTCATTCCGGCCGGAACCGTTGTTTCCGAGCCTTTTGGTACCGTTACCCTGGCACATGACGAGCGACATTTGCGCCGCAAGCTTCTGCATTTGGCGGATGACACAATGGTCATGCTCGATCTCAAGGAAACCGTGCTTCTCGCCCATGGCGACCGCTTGATGCTGGAGGATGGCGAGACGGTAGAGGTCCTGGCCGCAGAGGAGCGGCTCCTTGAAATTCGTCCGCGCAATGGTCTCCATCTCATTGAACTGGCGTGGCATCTTGGCAATCGTCATCTGGCTGCGCAGATCGAGGAAGAGCGCATTCTGATCCAGCGGGATCATGTCATCCGGGAGATGCTGGTCGGTCTGGGAGCCGAGGTGCACGAGGTCGTGGAACCTTTCCAGCCGGTGCGCGGCGCCTATCATTCCCATGGCGGTCACGGTCACCATGCCCATGGGTAA